One Vicia villosa cultivar HV-30 ecotype Madison, WI linkage group LG5, Vvil1.0, whole genome shotgun sequence genomic window, aaaacacttagaaagggggggtttgaataagtgtagtttaaaaacttgaatgataaaaacaatttgcacagttatttttatcctggttcgttgttaactaaactactccagtccacccccacggagtgatttacctcacctgaggatttaatccactaatcgcaacagattacaatggttttccacttagtccgcgactaagtcttctagagtatcctgatcacaacctgatcactctaggaacaaatgcttagacacaagctaagactttcttagagtatcctgaccaccacgtgatcactctaattacaactgcttagacacaagctaagacttcctagagtatcctgatcaacacttgatcactctagttacttacaaattaatgtaatcaaatctaagagtattacaaatgcttctgaaaagctataatcacaacagtgatatttctcttaacgtttaagcttaatctcactaatatattacaacagcaatgtagtgagctttgatgaagatgaagtttgagagctttgatttgaacagcgtttcatcaagttaatattcacagaaatcgtcaagaactggtaaccttgcttctcatcagaacttcatatttataggcacttgagaagatgaccgttgggagcatttaatgctttgcgtattccgtacaacattgcatttaatgtttcacgcttttgtcaactacctcgagccttgttcacgctgtgtctactgacgttgcctttaatagcttccaacgttccttttgtcagtcagcgtagcctgccacctgtactttcttctgatctgatgtttgtgtatacaacgtttgaatatcatcagagtcaaacagcttggtgcatagcatcttcttgtcttctgaccttgaagtgcttctgagcgtgataccatgagaacttcagtgcttctgcttctgatctcaagttcttctgatgcttccatagacccatgttctgattctgccttgaccatcttctgatgtcttgccagaccatgttctgatgttgcatgccgaACCTTctaagtcaaagcttctgagcgctgatttgtgcatactctttatatatttcctgaaaaggaaattgcagtgtattagagtaccacattatctcacacaaaattcatatccttgttatcatcaaaactaagaatattggtcagaacaaatcttgttctaacaaaaattattattttaatttataaaaaataagtttaagataatagtaataatttaaaaaaatataaataacacttttttaaaatataaaaaacaaacctaaaaatctagaagttcacgatttatatttagttttatgttagggttaaatatattttttaatctttaCAAAATTacgaaaaaattgatttttagttcctataaaaaaatacatgttttagcccctataaaattatttatgCATGCAGCTCTAGTCCCCGTAGAAgattaaaactaattttataaagaccaaaatatgttatttttttattaggattaaaaatcaaatttgaaatatttataggaccaaaaatatatttaacactTATATTTATGCAAGTAGTTTTGCGTAGGGGTGTACATGGGTTGGGTCAACCCATAAAATCCGGTTAAACCCAAcaaaaaaatccacaaaagtgGGTTGAGTCAGATATTTGAGTGGATATGAGTTTCAAAACTAAAAAATCCATTGAAAAATCGGGTTTCGAGTAAAACCCAACCCAAACTCAAAAGATCAATTGACccactaattaaatatttattattacaattttaataattttgatgaatATTAACTTAGAAGTTGTAATTTTATTCTCTAAATATTTACTACTTTAGCGAACCATGACATTAACTAATTTTGAATGTTTtacttttttcttattttaatgcTAATACAATTTTATGTCATGCAACTTTAATTTGTTACTagtattttatgataatttttattagttgatattatcatttattattatataatgctAAAAGATAGTAAAGAtaaattatctaattttttttaagaagataTAAATTTTGAGTaacttttatgaaaaaaatatgatgaCTCATCATTTAGTCCTTTAATgtttataaacaaaaaaattatttgaacaaTTCACTACCCAACCCAACTCAAAAATTAGTGGATTTGTCCAAACTGATCCATTGATGACTTGATGTAACGGGTGGTTAATTTACTTCACCCAAACTAAAGTGTCTAATATGGATTGGATCTTATGTTTGACCAAACCTAATCTAAACCGACCCATGTACACCCACTAGTTTTGAGGTATGATGGATGTAATAGCTCTTTATAGTGTGGTttttttgatgaataattttttatttgtttcttacgAAAAAAAACTCATgggaaatttaatttttaaaatcaatcTTGTAAAATTGATCTTtgagaaattaaaatatatttttcttgtaatatttatcATAAGGCATCTTATCTTATAAATGttgcaaatattaaaaaatatctatattttaaaatttatattttttaattataaatttaatagatGTACTATTATAAAATTTCATTATTACAAAAAAAGTATatcaagaataaataaatatggaAAGTGGGTATATAATAAGAGTCAGCCCAAGAAaaggttaatttttaaaaataaaaataaaaacaaattaattaattttggcggtttttttattttaacattatGCACACCTCATCATCCATTTTGAAACTTATCCCAGAAGCTTTCAAAACTTAAAAAGTAGTACAATAGTCACTAGTGTTTATGTTTAAGCTCTCAGTTTCTGTTTTACGctcaaaacttcattttcttcttctccgTCGCCGGAAAACCTAATTCTCGATGAGAAAATCCATCCGAATATCTTCCATCGGTCTCGGAGGCCAAGCTGCAGAACCGCCGGTATGTCTCTTTTCTCCTTCCCTTTCCTCTCTCAATTACTTGCGTTGTTTCAACATTTTCGGTGTGGTTCGCGTTTTTCCGGCTTACTCCGCCTACGCCGCCGTGGTAGAGCTATTTTCGGCTGCTCAGGTTATTTGACCTAGCGGATTACGTTAATTGCGGCTGACCTCGCAGTTTGAGCTGGAGTAAGCGGATTTGACGGAGCTATGAAGATTTTCCGTCTGCATGTAACGGCTGGTAGAGTTGCGTCATGAGATGGATAAGAGTTGGTTTAAGAATTTACGATTTTAGTGTAATTTAATGTGTTTCACGGTGAAAGGGAAATTGCTTTAAATTGTTGAAACTGAAATTTTGACTTCAGCAATTGTACACTGTAATTTAGAATTGAAGATTTTAAATATCAGCCGCGTCGCAGTAGTTTAAAGACTTTCGCGATTTCTGTCGGTATAGATGTTGCGATAATGATTGCGATTATTGTGGTGTgaattcaatataattttttctCTTTAACTTAAAAAGGGTGAATAGCTGCTGATACCGTTTTTCGTGGCCGAGACGTTCTTTAAAACCTTGGAATTGAATACACTAAAAAGAGAATTGATTACACtttcaattttgattttttatttttcaggtGGTGAAGAATTTCAGTACTCGTTTTTCTCTTACGCCGTTTGCGAAGCGTGTTCAGAATCTAACTGATGAGCAAAGATCGGCGATCTTGCGAACGGGATTCGGTAGTTTGTTATTGGTTCCAAATCATTCACTTAACAAGGTTTTCCTTACGGAAGTAATGGAGGCTTGGAATTCTGAGCTGCGAGTTTTCGAGTTAGGTTCTGGTGAAATTGGGTTTAGTTTGTTGGATGTTGCTTTGATTTTAGGGCTTCCGGTGGTGGGACAGCGTGTGGAGCTGAGTGATGATGAGTTGTTTTCTGAATTGGAAGAGGAATACGGGGCTTCGCGTGCGAAGAGGAAGGTGGCTATGGGTAGTCTTGAAGCGAGGCTGGACTCGATTGGGGAGGTTGTGAGTGATGATTTTGTGAGGAGCTTTTTGCTTTTCACTATTGGGACTTTCCTTTCTTCCAATGACGGGAAAGTGGATTCAAGGTACTTGTCTTTTCTTGGGGATTTAGATGGGGTGTCTGGTTTTGCTTGGGGTGCTGCTGTTATTGAAGATTTGTGTCAGTGGCTTGATAAGAGGAAAGATAACAATGTACAATATGTTGGTGGTTGTCTCATATTTCTCCAAGTAAGTTTAAAAGTCATTCATGATATAATTATCACATCATATATATGTTATAAATGAAATCACGTATCTTAGCATTGAAGTCATATATGTTAGCATTGAAAGAGCGTCATACGGGTGTCACGTCAGACACAGATTCAAAGAATGTCGAAGCAaagaaaaaatatcattttttgagGAAACTTGTTTGATTTTTCCGACATGTGACTTTTTTGACTCGTCGTACGAGTGTCATACAAGTGTCTAACACTTCACTAGCCTACTCCTAGAAGTGTCCATGCTTCATAGAACAATGTATACAAGAGTGATAAATCTTTTATCAATATTAATCTATTCTTTGACATATAGTATGTCCTTGTAAATTGTAACCATTCAAGAACTTAAATTTTGAAATAGTATAGGGCCAATTATTTGTTTCAGAGAAGTCAATCTTATTTTCTACTTGTCTAAGATGGTAATATAGTTTTCCCATTATTGACTTGGTATCAATTTAGTTTTGATAATGTCTGGATTAAAGTTGAAGATTGATGTCATTCTTATCAATTGATGGAAATAAGTTCTTaacaactaattttttttatccaCACTATTGCGAACAGACATGGTCATACGAGCACTTTGATACAGCACGGCCAAATTTGCTAGATGAAGAAGATATGACTTTTCCTCGCGTGTGTCGATGGGATCATAGTAAATCTCACCCAAGGCAACGGGGTACATTAAGGTTTAAGGATCTGCATGATGATCAGGTAACTTGGAAACTTGTTAATACATCCATTGAGTTATCACTTTAAAGGTTTATAGGTGTGAAGATATCTCTTGTCCTGTGCGGTTgccattttaatgatttaatgtaGCAAAATGCTTTCACTTTTCATTTTCAAGTCCTTTAGGATTTAGTCCGAATATGCAACTATATATGGTCTTGAAATAATGATTTCATTACTTGCGTTGTTGTTATGATGTATGTCTTACGAAAGGCTCCACACCGTAAAAGTAAGAGGAAAGAAAAGTGGATtgtaattctttttaattttatgatGTCTTATCCATATATATTTACAGATAATTTGGAAACTTCAACCTACGTCTCAAGAGTTACAAATAGACATAATAAAAGAAGCAATGGAGTTACTAGGTGACAGCAAGGTCAAAAGGGATGGAAATTATTCAGCAAGCACATCAAGTAATGTGAGTTACAATTTATTGCTTTTTTGAAGTTTAAATATATCACTCTTCTACCATTTCGGTTCTTCTATTCCAATGTTACGCTTCTATAGGAATGTAGTCGTTCATTCTCATTTCAGTTTCACTTTTGATTGAGAGGTTGACATGGGCAGGTTtcagatgaagatgaagagatacaACTTAGTAGCTCTAGTAAAATATATACAGAAGACGGGATTAATTTAGAAAATCAGGTAGTAGAGGACACTCCCACAAGGTTGGACACTTATGACGAAGAGTATAGAGAACAGAAAATCAATATTGAAAATCTGATAATCTTGGACACCCCCTCCGATTCGAGCACTCCCATTGAATTAGGCAGAGAGGAGCAGTTCCAATCTCAAAAACTAATGATGGAGGACTCTTTCACAAATTTGACCATATCTGATTCTGAGGATGGAGGTAGAAAAGATAGGTTAAACACTGAAAATCACATAATGGAAGACACAACCGCAAATTTGAGCATTGGGAACAACGAAGTAGGAAAAGAGCAAGAGTTGATTGCTGAAACTCTCATAGTGGATGACACTCCCCCTAAGTTCAGCTCTGATGATGTGAGATTTTATTCTGCCTTATATCCTTTAGTTTTCGCAAGTTGTCACACACATCACACACATAATACGCGCGCACAATGTATCGTCACATATAAAAGTAACTTCTTCGATTGACAGGTTGATTTAAGGAAGAAAAATATCATGTTAGAGGAGGAAAATGCTGAATTGAAGCTGAAAATAAACCAACAAATGGAAGAAATTGGAGTTCTCCGTAGAGAGAATTTATCCAAAACACAATTAGAAAAGGAGAACGACGAGTTGAAACAAGAGTTAGACATCTTGAAAAACAATTTAAATGGCTTTGCAGACCAAATAGAGAGACATATTAAGGATTACCAAACTGATGCAATTGAATAATATGCTATCCTTGAATTTAAGCAGGTTGCTGTATATAATATCACAAGTTTGTTAGGGGTTGTGTGTTAGGACTAGGAGGTTCTTTCCAGGTTTCTTTGAGCAGTGAAACCATGAAATTCTTTCCAGGTAACCAtacctatttattttttatctttgttGTACATTATGTAAGTGATAGGTCATGTACTCCAATGTCCAAATGCAAGGAGTTGGAGTTCAAATTATAATATAGTTACCTATTTCTTATTATAGGAATAGGCGACTATTGATCCTTTTTTTTAATGGAATTTATTAGTTTATGGTTATTTTGTTGGATTATATATTATAGTTACCTTTTTTCGTATCTTACTGTTATGTTTTTCCATTTTAGCTGAAAGCCACTGCCTAATTTTTTGTGAAATGGGCAAAGACAATGAATTATGTTGTAAGGAGAGTGTAGATTAGATGGAGAAAAGTCAAATAACTAGAAgtagaggaagacctagaaaaactataagagaaactATAAAGAATGGTTTTAAAATTAACGAATTGGATAAAAACACGGTCTTAGATAGAATATTATGACAAaatttgatccatgtagccgaccttatttagtgggataagacttggttgttgttgttgttgttgttgttgttggacaaaGATAGTAAATTGATCATTAACAATTATCTTTACTTATTGCATGAGATTCAATTTGAATTTAGACTAtcagaatttgaaacaatgcagcGAGCATCTTTGTTTCGACGGTGAAAAGGTGTCGTCCATCAGGTGTGTTCAAGTAGAAGCTTCATGTGGTAGCTTTGACACGGCTGTTGCGTGTTCAACTTATGcacaacacaaaaacaaacaggttTATGGTATTTTTCATTTGCATGATTTGAATCTAATTAAAGTTTGAATGCATTTTATCTTCATACATCTCTTATTCCCATTTGTTGATGCTCTAACTAATTATTCAATCTCACTTATCAAATACTGATAGCATATACAGTATGCACTTTCTGCATTTATTTCTTTAAAAGAATGATGTTAgctgataaaaaaaaaagactagAATTATGATGAGTGCATTATCTTATACCATGACAATGAACATGTTAATAGatgattttgattttattttctaaataaagtTTATATTATTTTAGTTATCTGCCAACTAATTAagaattcaattatatttttgtaATATACTACTTGTCTCTAaactcttgagttttttttttgtaccTGTTTATATGTCTCTGTTTATATGACTCACTTCAAATTTTTAAAGTGCATTAATGGTTTCTCTACCTATATATCCTAATTATGTTGCATCTTTATGCACTAACTAAATATACTGTAACAGAACATTAAATAATTCTCTCTCTAAGATAAACTTGTAAAATTATACAAAATAGTCAACAAATTTAATACTTCAAATCAACTTTCTTAATTTTTTGTGATTTATCCAAAGAGGTCATATATTTAGGGGCAGAGGTAGTAATTATGTTTAGGCTATGTTGCCTCTTCCACaaccttttttgttttttgaataaAGAGTTGATTCATAGTTTCCATCTTTAAGTCATTGTCCTTGAGGCAAACACCACTTCATGTTCTTAATTCATTCCTGTTATCACTTGTGTGTATATAAGTCTTTGAATATGTTCTAGATCTATGTATCTGTGTAGACGTGAAAATGTCGaaactttaataaaaattggAGGAGTATTTTTATGTTAGAATTTAAGAATCATTCAAGTACGGTTGACACTTTTTCCGTGAATTGGACGAATTCAGAAAATTATGGTTAAAAAAGTAGATATGCTTTGTTTGCAGAAAATTATCGTTAAAAAAGTAGATATGCTTTGTTTGCAGTATTCAATCTATTGTAGTGTTGTTGTAatagtttctttcttttgttttggAGTTCTAGTATACTTGCTTGAGTAAAATTATAACTCAGTTTTATGGTTTAAAAACCCTGTTTGCTTTTTCAAAATTTgagttttggtgatttttttctgATAAAACTTCTTTTTACTGAACCATGTAGTTGTTGGATGTATGAacctaacaaatcctagttttTTCAGCAAGTTGCAATTGCATGACTAATTGGGACATTTAGAAGAATTTGTTTGAAACTGATTTGAGTTTATTTAATAACATATATGATATATCATTAgttaagaaagaacaacatcttaCAATATCCATCAACTTATTTTGATAATTAACTCTCTATTTATGCTATAGTGTCCACAAACAGTACAACCATACACAAACACAGATACAATAACTTAAAGCCAGAAAGAAGCAACTTCAGTGATCTTTCTCACGTCACTCATGAGAGTGGCCTCTTTATTCTCACACTATAAAATAAACTAACATATAGCATCCTTCTTCTTGATCTATTGCTCCACACATCATGTTTCAACCTCAGTTCACACTGCATCAATACCAAAAAAAATAGATTCATTAGTATATATACAACAACAACCAAACTTTATCCCATTAAATAGAGTCGAATATAAATCAGTTTTTCCCATAATGTTCGATACAGACCATAGAACTAAAGTTAATGTTACATGAAAATAAATCAACAACTTTAATCTTGTCACATAGTATAGTATATGTTGAATATGACTCATATTATGTGGAAACTCCAATATGTTCTTAGGCCCAACTATGTACCAAAGATTACCTTTATGTTGTGTGAATATAGATATGTAAATATTGAAATCAGTACCTTTTACAGTCGGTATTGGGGCTGATACGGTAAGGAATGTTAACCCCGCATTTGGTTGGAAGGCCAGCAGCATTGTTAAGATTGGTGTTAGAGTAGGAGAAACCACTTGAGGTAACAGCATTCTTAATGCAGGTACAAACAGCTCTACGATCAGTAGGGGTTTGAGCCATGGTATTAAGACCCCTAATTCCATTACAACACCTCTCAGGCACATTCCCACCATTCATTATGTAAGAAACACATGGCATTAAGCCGTTCACAACTTGACCACATGTCACAGCTTCTCCAGCCTTGGGACCAAAACTCACAAGGCACACAATTGCCAAACAGACAACCTTAGTCATCACAGTTGAGTAACCCATGATATAACAGATTATAGGCTAAGTTAGCAAGAGATTAATGTGATTTTCAAAGTTGTGGTTTTTGAGATGTTGTGGATTTGAGTATATATAGGGGAAGAAAAGGGTATGGGGTTTGGTTGTGTATGGGGTGCATGCAAAAAGGCGTATGGCTAACCACGTGCTTGTGGTTATGTGGTAGTTGAGGAAAATTTAGTGTCATTATGAGGTATGGTTGGACAGGTTAAATGCTTCTAATACTATTTAAGGTTAGAGATGCAGACGAAACTACCCATATGTTTAGGTTTTAAAGGTACATTGACAATGCAATGAAACCTCATAAATTTTCACTGTACAAAATTAAATGCTATTAAATTATTCTTCAACAATTGTCGCTGTTCGTAAAGTGTTTGCTAGTGACAAGATGTTGAGGGAGGAGTTTTAAGGGTGGAGATTTCCAATGCCAATTTATATCATTTGGGAATGAATGGGACGTGACAGAATGAAGCGGAAAGAAATGGTATGCGGAAAGAAATGGTATCAAATGAGATTCTATTGTTTCGATCATTTAACATTGAATGAAATAGAGCGGAATAAAGTGATATTCTATTTCATCACTTATTATCATTTTTTTCTCCTATTTGGACGGAATAGAGTTCTCTAGAATTTATCTTGCTCCGTCCTAAAATATCTAAACTATGAAATAAATATTATGTTCCGTTCATATTCATTTGGAGGCATTCGGGAATTAATACGAGAGATCATTTTATATTTGGAACACACATTTGTGAGAAAACTTTAAGGTGATATGTGAGTGTTCTCTTACTTATAAAATGCTCAATCTTCCATTTTCCaatcaatgtgggacttcttcctcacaTTTGATTCTCAATACATTTCAAAATATTCAAACATAGTCTTAGAGGACGGTAGTCGGTAGTCGAATATCCTTGAACATTTACCAACTGAGTTGATTTCGGGGACAAttctattcaattttttaaaaaagctattgagagacacaccacatattcacaaaaaattttaaggtgataggtgaatgTTCTCTtacttataaaataattaatcttCTATTTTCTAATTATTgtgagacttcttcctcacaTTTAATTGTCAACACATTTCATAATATTCAAACATAGTCTTAGAGAATGGTAGTCACATTTATCAACCGAGTTGATTTACGAAcaattttatccaattttttaaaaaaaatattttttcatgtaAACTACATCATATGTGTGATATATTAATTTGATCTTAcgagtaatattttatttatatttacttCTATAACTTAgataacttttatttatttatctatttatttatttatttatttatttatttatttatttatttatttatttagttatactTTTCACAGTTTCTTTCACTATAGATAATTCATATTTGAAGCATGTCACAAATTAACTATAAATTAATTATCTTTTAGTCAGgatttaaatattgatttttcttgttttgtgaATCTAAACTCTTCCTCTAGACTCAATGGTATAGATATCGACATTATTGCagtttcataaaaattaaaaaagaatgaCAAAAtgtttgaatatttaaaataaattaaataataataccaACATATTTATATACAGATGTATATTATATTAAACTAAcatcttatttttatataaatattcatctaaaataatttttttataatatattctatcaatattttagtttttcatttaactttatatttattattgCGAAAAAAAATGTAGAATAACtcaaaacaattaaaaaagaattatttaaagtttaaacaacaaaaaatttgACGCGCGAGAACAAAGAacaatgataaataaaataaatgacttaAAGCAACGTATCTTTTATATGAATTTAGAGTATTTTATAATATATCtaagttaatataaaatattctaacattaataaATGAATCCACAAATAGAATTGACTAAATTTGATACTTGCAAATTGACCAAGTTTGACTGCTTTTCGACTTTCTGATTTATGGT contains:
- the LOC131601555 gene encoding non-specific lipid-transfer protein 1-like, which produces MGYSTVMTKVVCLAIVCLVSFGPKAGEAVTCGQVVNGLMPCVSYIMNGGNVPERCCNGIRGLNTMAQTPTDRRAVCTCIKNAVTSSGFSYSNTNLNNAAGLPTKCGVNIPYRISPNTDCKSVN
- the LOC131601554 gene encoding uncharacterized protein LOC131601554, yielding MRKSIRISSIGLGGQAAEPPVVKNFSTRFSLTPFAKRVQNLTDEQRSAILRTGFGSLLLVPNHSLNKVFLTEVMEAWNSELRVFELGSGEIGFSLLDVALILGLPVVGQRVELSDDELFSELEEEYGASRAKRKVAMGSLEARLDSIGEVVSDDFVRSFLLFTIGTFLSSNDGKVDSRYLSFLGDLDGVSGFAWGAAVIEDLCQWLDKRKDNNVQYVGGCLIFLQTWSYEHFDTARPNLLDEEDMTFPRVCRWDHSKSHPRQRGTLRFKDLHDDQIIWKLQPTSQELQIDIIKEAMELLGDSKVKRDGNYSASTSSNVSDEDEEIQLSSSSKIYTEDGINLENQVVEDTPTRLDTYDEEYREQKINIENLIILDTPSDSSTPIELGREEQFQSQKLMMEDSFTNLTISDSEDGGRKDRLNTENHIMEDTTANLSIGNNEVGKEQELIAETLIVDDTPPKFSSDDVDLRKKNIMLEEENAELKLKINQQMEEIGVLRRENLSKTQLEKENDELKQELDILKNNLNGFADQIERHIKDYQTDAIE